From a region of the Candidatus Palauibacter polyketidifaciens genome:
- a CDS encoding biotin transporter BioY, giving the protein MIDSHTKAWPLAPEATAGRLLTMPLAVALFALLTALGAHVAVPLGITPVPMTLQTLFVLLAGALLGPVAGASSQLLYLGLGVAGVPVFAMGAAGLPWIFGPTGGYLMAFPLAAALVGWISGSDGRALRTAIALVVGSSIIFVMGAGWLSVVTDLGPGALFAVGVQPFLAGAVVKAAICFLATRRIVATRRRR; this is encoded by the coding sequence GTGATCGATTCGCATACGAAAGCGTGGCCTCTCGCACCCGAGGCGACCGCCGGTCGGCTCTTGACGATGCCGCTCGCCGTGGCGCTGTTCGCGCTGCTCACCGCGCTCGGGGCCCATGTGGCGGTTCCGCTCGGAATCACGCCGGTGCCGATGACGCTTCAGACCCTGTTCGTACTGCTCGCCGGGGCGCTGCTGGGCCCGGTGGCCGGGGCAAGTTCCCAGCTGCTCTACCTCGGTCTCGGCGTCGCCGGCGTTCCCGTCTTCGCCATGGGTGCCGCGGGCCTGCCCTGGATCTTCGGTCCGACCGGCGGCTACCTGATGGCCTTCCCGCTCGCCGCGGCGCTGGTGGGGTGGATCTCGGGCTCCGACGGACGCGCCCTGCGCACCGCGATTGCGCTGGTCGTCGGCTCCTCGATCATCTTCGTCATGGGTGCAGGCTGGCTCTCGGTCGTCACCGATCTCGGCCCCGGCGCCCTCTTCGCTGTCGGCGTGCAGCCGTTCCTGGCAGGCGCCGTGGTGAAGGCGGCCATCTGCTTCCTGGCGACCCGCCGGATCGTGGCGACGCGACGGCGGCGCTGA
- a CDS encoding DUF885 family protein — protein MKAGSRMLALVLTVLALGGRAPASAQDVAGLVGAESSELAPVVERYSADRVALGRRWTVSYSPERTRRFHEFFSGWQQEIDALDFEALSLEGRVDYVLLLNELRYQLDLLTREAGLAAEMDGFISFTSLIVELEERRRRREPVESEAAAARLAELPAEIEAVRGEVDARLEGGEGVSRIVALRAVTALAERTRLLENWYEHYAGYDPVFTWWNEDPYARARTALDGYATFLRESVIGYREGEDEPIVGDPIGAEGLAADLRREMIPYSPAELIAIAEREYAWCEERMIEASRELGYGDDWRAALEYVKTLHRDPGDQPQMIRELADEALAFVTKRDLVTVPPLADEIWRIEMMSPERQKVSPFFLGGEVIQVSFPTDGMEHEYKLMSMRGNNEHFSRATVHHELIPGHHLQGFMTSRFNSHRRAFSTPFWGEGWALYWEMLLWDLGFPSTPEDRIGMLFWRMHRTARIIFSLSFHLERMTPQEAIDFLVERVGHERANAEAEVRRSFNGSYSPLYQVAYMIGGLQFRALHEQLVQSGEMTNRAFHDAILKGGRMPVEMVRARLLGEAPAKDFESAWRFQGDPLRRTTSEEASAPEPTSREPTSARPTSRETAH, from the coding sequence ATGAAGGCGGGTTCGCGCATGCTGGCGCTTGTCTTGACCGTGTTGGCGCTGGGCGGCAGGGCTCCCGCGTCCGCCCAGGATGTCGCGGGGCTCGTCGGGGCCGAATCGAGCGAACTCGCACCGGTCGTGGAGCGCTACTCCGCCGACCGCGTCGCCCTCGGCCGCCGGTGGACCGTCTCATACTCACCCGAACGCACCCGCCGATTCCACGAGTTTTTCTCCGGCTGGCAACAGGAGATCGACGCGCTCGATTTTGAGGCGCTGAGTCTCGAGGGACGCGTGGATTACGTCCTCCTCCTCAACGAACTGCGCTACCAGCTGGATCTGCTGACGCGCGAGGCGGGGCTCGCCGCCGAGATGGACGGATTCATCTCCTTCACCTCGCTCATTGTGGAACTGGAGGAGCGTCGGCGTCGGCGCGAGCCGGTGGAGTCGGAGGCGGCCGCGGCCCGTCTCGCGGAGCTCCCGGCCGAGATCGAGGCCGTCCGAGGCGAAGTCGATGCCCGGCTCGAGGGCGGGGAAGGTGTCTCGCGGATCGTCGCGCTCCGGGCGGTCACGGCGCTGGCCGAGCGCACGCGGCTCCTCGAGAACTGGTACGAGCACTACGCCGGCTACGACCCCGTCTTCACCTGGTGGAACGAGGACCCGTACGCCCGCGCCAGGACCGCGCTCGACGGCTACGCGACCTTCCTGCGCGAGTCGGTCATCGGCTACCGCGAAGGCGAAGACGAACCCATCGTCGGCGACCCGATCGGAGCGGAAGGTCTCGCCGCGGACCTGCGTCGCGAGATGATCCCCTACAGCCCTGCGGAACTCATCGCGATCGCCGAGCGGGAGTACGCTTGGTGCGAGGAGCGGATGATCGAGGCCTCGCGCGAACTCGGCTACGGCGACGACTGGCGGGCGGCCCTCGAGTACGTGAAGACGCTGCACCGCGATCCCGGAGACCAGCCGCAGATGATCCGCGAACTCGCCGATGAAGCGCTCGCCTTCGTCACCAAGCGCGACCTCGTCACCGTCCCCCCGCTCGCCGACGAGATCTGGCGCATCGAGATGATGTCCCCCGAGCGGCAGAAGGTGTCGCCCTTCTTCCTCGGCGGAGAGGTGATCCAGGTCTCGTTCCCCACGGACGGGATGGAGCACGAGTACAAGCTGATGAGCATGCGGGGGAACAACGAGCACTTCTCCCGCGCGACCGTTCACCACGAACTCATTCCCGGGCACCACCTGCAGGGGTTCATGACGAGCCGCTTCAACTCCCACCGGCGCGCCTTCTCCACCCCGTTCTGGGGCGAGGGGTGGGCGCTCTACTGGGAGATGCTGCTCTGGGACCTCGGCTTTCCGTCGACCCCCGAGGACCGCATCGGCATGCTCTTCTGGCGCATGCACCGCACGGCCCGGATCATCTTCTCCCTCTCCTTCCACCTCGAGCGCATGACCCCGCAGGAGGCGATCGACTTCCTCGTCGAGCGGGTCGGGCACGAGCGGGCGAACGCGGAGGCAGAGGTGCGGCGGAGCTTCAACGGTTCCTATTCCCCACTCTACCAGGTCGCCTACATGATCGGCGGGCTCCAGTTCCGGGCGCTGCACGAACAACTCGTGCAGTCGGGGGAGATGACGAACCGCGCCTTTCACGACGCGATCCTCAAGGGTGGCCGGATGCCGGTCGAGATGGTGCGCGCGCGTCTGCTCGGCGAGGCGCCCGCGAAGGACTTCGAATCGGCGTGGCGCTTCCAGGGCGACCCGCTGCGCCGCACGACATCCGAGGAGGCGAGCGCGCCCGAGCCGACCTCGCGGGAGCCGACCTCGGCACGGCCGACCTCGCGGGAGACCGCACACTGA
- a CDS encoding serine hydrolase domain-containing protein translates to MRSERFRHARRGWPGSALAAAALALGVGGCAGPDTSSDPAASDSSPASLAADQIDAIHAIAASPIEAGRAAGMSIAVVRGTDTLLIEEFGHADLELGVLTPPDAVYEVGSVTKQFTAAAVLLLQEEGKLSLDDPLTRWLPDYPVGDRTVTVRQLLDHTSGIKGYTEMEHLWAELAPLELPRDTLVTLFAAEPFDFEPGTAMTYNNSGYFLAGLVIEAASGMSYEDFVEDRLFGAAGMENSRYCHKDELTPNRAKGYEPGDDGLHPAPYLDHQWPYAAGSLCSTVRDLVAWNQALHGDGEGGEILTPESYELMITPEPLLDGTELRYAKGLAITDRDGAPRIGHGGGIFGYVTDLRYVPSEDLSIAVLINTAGGASSGGIAGQIEDVVLGAPDEPATGTFEGDPSPYEGRYEGPARGQRITATVAAEDGQLTIDTGGGEPATLSWLGGDEFADGRTLYRFVRDEDSGAAGTGAAFDELRMDVVSGHFVLRRVNP, encoded by the coding sequence GTGAGATCAGAGAGATTCCGGCACGCGCGCCGGGGGTGGCCCGGGAGCGCGCTCGCCGCGGCGGCCCTCGCCCTTGGCGTCGGCGGCTGCGCCGGGCCCGACACGTCATCGGACCCCGCCGCCTCCGATTCGTCCCCTGCCTCGCTTGCGGCGGACCAGATCGACGCGATTCACGCCATCGCCGCTTCCCCGATCGAGGCGGGTCGCGCCGCCGGCATGTCGATCGCGGTCGTGCGCGGGACGGACACGCTCCTGATCGAGGAGTTCGGTCACGCCGACCTCGAACTCGGCGTGCTCACGCCTCCGGACGCCGTCTACGAGGTCGGATCCGTGACCAAGCAGTTCACCGCGGCCGCCGTTCTCCTCCTGCAGGAGGAAGGGAAGCTCTCCCTCGACGACCCGCTCACGAGGTGGCTGCCCGACTACCCCGTCGGGGATCGGACCGTCACCGTCCGACAACTCCTGGACCACACCTCGGGCATCAAGGGCTACACCGAGATGGAGCATCTCTGGGCGGAACTCGCTCCCCTCGAACTCCCGCGGGACACGCTCGTCACGCTCTTCGCCGCCGAGCCGTTCGATTTCGAACCCGGCACGGCGATGACCTACAACAACTCTGGCTACTTCCTCGCCGGACTCGTCATCGAGGCGGCGAGCGGGATGAGCTATGAGGATTTCGTCGAGGATCGCCTCTTCGGCGCGGCCGGGATGGAGAACTCCCGCTACTGCCACAAGGACGAACTCACCCCGAACCGCGCGAAGGGGTACGAGCCGGGCGACGACGGGCTGCACCCGGCGCCCTACCTCGACCACCAGTGGCCCTACGCCGCGGGGTCGCTCTGTTCGACGGTGCGCGACCTCGTCGCCTGGAACCAGGCCCTCCACGGAGACGGGGAGGGCGGCGAGATCCTGACTCCCGAGAGCTACGAACTGATGATCACGCCCGAGCCCCTGCTCGACGGCACGGAGCTGCGCTACGCGAAAGGCCTCGCGATCACGGATCGCGACGGGGCCCCGCGGATCGGACACGGCGGCGGGATTTTCGGCTACGTCACCGACCTCCGCTACGTCCCGTCCGAGGATCTATCCATCGCGGTGCTCATCAACACGGCCGGAGGCGCCTCCTCCGGCGGGATCGCGGGACAGATCGAAGATGTGGTGCTCGGCGCGCCGGACGAGCCCGCCACGGGGACCTTCGAGGGCGATCCGTCACCCTACGAAGGCCGCTACGAAGGCCCGGCCCGCGGCCAGCGCATCACCGCGACGGTGGCGGCCGAGGACGGGCAACTGACGATCGACACGGGAGGCGGCGAACCGGCCACCCTCTCGTGGCTGGGCGGCGACGAGTTCGCCGATGGACGGACCCTGTATCGTTTCGTCCGGGACGAAGATTCCGGAGCCGCCGGAACCGGAGCCGCCTTCGATGAACTTCGGATGGACGTGGTTTCGGGACACTTCGTCCTGCGTAGGGTCAACCCGTGA
- the rph gene encoding ribonuclease PH, with amino-acid sequence MPARPHGRALDALRPTTLETGTAPFAEGSCTIRMGMTRVLCTASIDESVPPWREGRGGWVTGEYAMLPRATAERTRRERRGARGRTQEIQRLIGRSLRAAVDLRALGERTVTVDCDVLVADGGTRTASITGACVALEMAFQHLVAEGAIEASPLRQWVAAISAGMVDGEARLDLEYVEDAAADVDFNFVHLEDGRLVEVQGTAEGAPFTREELDELLRLGEAGAGKLFELQKAAP; translated from the coding sequence ATGCCGGCACGTCCACACGGGCGGGCGCTGGACGCCCTCCGACCCACGACCCTGGAGACGGGAACCGCCCCCTTCGCCGAGGGATCGTGCACCATCAGGATGGGGATGACGCGCGTGCTTTGCACGGCCTCCATCGACGAGAGCGTCCCACCGTGGCGCGAGGGCCGCGGCGGCTGGGTCACGGGGGAGTACGCCATGCTGCCCCGAGCCACGGCGGAGCGCACCCGGCGAGAGCGTCGCGGCGCGAGAGGTCGCACGCAGGAAATCCAGCGCCTCATCGGCCGCTCGCTGCGGGCCGCAGTCGACCTCCGCGCGCTGGGCGAGCGGACGGTGACGGTGGACTGCGACGTCCTCGTCGCCGACGGCGGCACCCGCACGGCCTCGATCACGGGCGCGTGCGTGGCCCTCGAGATGGCCTTCCAGCACCTTGTCGCCGAAGGCGCGATCGAAGCCAGCCCGCTCCGCCAGTGGGTCGCCGCGATCAGCGCCGGCATGGTGGACGGCGAGGCGAGGCTCGATCTGGAGTACGTGGAGGACGCCGCGGCCGACGTCGACTTCAACTTCGTCCATCTCGAGGACGGACGCCTGGTCGAGGTGCAGGGGACGGCCGAGGGCGCGCCGTTCACGCGCGAAGAACTCGACGAACTCCTCCGCCTGGGCGAGGCGGGCGCGGGCAAACTGTTCGAGCTACAGAAAGCAGCCCCTTAG
- a CDS encoding Xaa-Pro dipeptidyl-peptidase — protein MISARFATPAAALLAFVLLPAAVTAQAGLVIEDGQAQIVAAFADSSAWIRHELWVETGFDSDGDGRPDRVHLDVTRPAQTDGEGLRVPVIYETSPYYSGVAGIDFAHFWDLRQEVGGEAPPRDPFPATIRHIPSQPRISNSHVATWVPRGFAVVHSQSPGTGQSQGCPTVGGANESLAPKAVIDWLNGRTRGFTSVDGDEEVEAYWATGRVGMTGTSYNGTLPLAAATTGVEGLEAIIPIAPNTSYYHYYRSNGLVRSPGGYPGEDVDVLFDFIFSGFPEVRDYCLANVRDEMTARLDRVTGDYNDFWAGRDYLNHVDGVRAATLMSHAFNDWNVMPEHSHRIAMALGERGVPLQIYYHQGGHGGAPPLELMNRWFTRYVVGVENGVEEDPEAWIVREGDDRAEPTPYPSYPHPEADAVTLRPGGDGHWTGTLSLDDAGAGTGAIVDNFAFTGDQLAASEWSNHRLLYATPELREDVHLSGVATVRVRMSADAPAANLSVWLVSLPWTESGEINDNIITKGWADPANAGAEDIASPRAGASLAPGEFVDLEFALQPDDQIIPAGARIGLMIFSSDKFFTLHPDPGTTLTVDLGETRIALPVVGGAAALRRALGVPASE, from the coding sequence ATGATCTCAGCGCGCTTCGCCACGCCCGCCGCAGCCCTTCTCGCGTTCGTCCTGCTTCCGGCGGCGGTCACCGCGCAGGCCGGACTCGTGATCGAGGACGGGCAGGCGCAGATCGTCGCGGCCTTCGCGGATTCGTCCGCCTGGATCCGCCATGAACTGTGGGTCGAGACCGGGTTCGACTCCGACGGCGACGGCCGGCCGGACCGGGTGCACCTGGATGTGACGCGCCCGGCGCAGACCGACGGCGAGGGGCTCCGGGTGCCGGTCATCTACGAAACGAGCCCTTACTACTCGGGCGTCGCCGGCATCGACTTCGCGCACTTCTGGGACCTCCGCCAGGAGGTGGGCGGCGAAGCTCCGCCGCGCGACCCGTTCCCGGCCACGATCCGCCACATTCCGAGCCAGCCGCGGATCTCGAACTCGCATGTGGCGACGTGGGTGCCGCGGGGATTCGCGGTCGTCCACTCGCAGTCGCCCGGGACCGGCCAGTCGCAGGGGTGTCCGACCGTGGGCGGCGCGAACGAGTCGCTGGCGCCCAAGGCGGTGATCGACTGGCTCAACGGCCGGACGCGCGGCTTCACGAGCGTGGACGGAGACGAGGAGGTCGAGGCCTACTGGGCGACCGGAAGGGTCGGGATGACGGGCACCTCCTACAACGGCACGCTCCCCCTGGCCGCGGCGACGACAGGCGTGGAGGGGCTCGAGGCGATCATCCCCATCGCGCCGAACACCTCCTACTACCACTACTACCGCTCCAACGGCCTGGTGCGGTCGCCGGGCGGCTATCCCGGGGAGGATGTCGACGTCCTGTTCGACTTCATCTTCAGCGGCTTCCCGGAGGTCCGCGACTACTGCCTCGCGAACGTGCGCGACGAGATGACGGCGCGGCTGGACCGCGTCACGGGCGACTACAACGATTTCTGGGCGGGCCGCGACTACCTGAACCACGTCGACGGCGTGCGGGCGGCCACGCTCATGAGTCACGCCTTCAACGACTGGAACGTCATGCCCGAGCACAGCCACCGCATTGCGATGGCGCTCGGGGAGCGGGGCGTGCCGCTGCAGATCTACTACCACCAGGGCGGGCACGGCGGGGCGCCCCCGCTCGAACTCATGAACCGGTGGTTCACCCGCTACGTGGTCGGCGTCGAGAACGGCGTGGAGGAAGACCCGGAGGCGTGGATCGTGCGGGAGGGAGACGACCGCGCGGAGCCCACGCCCTATCCGAGCTATCCCCACCCCGAGGCCGACGCCGTGACGCTCCGCCCCGGCGGCGACGGGCACTGGACCGGCACGCTCTCCCTCGACGATGCGGGCGCCGGGACCGGCGCGATCGTCGACAACTTCGCGTTCACCGGCGACCAACTTGCCGCGAGCGAGTGGTCGAATCACCGCCTGCTGTACGCGACGCCGGAACTGCGCGAGGACGTCCACCTGTCGGGCGTGGCGACCGTCCGCGTGCGGATGTCGGCCGATGCGCCCGCGGCCAACCTGTCCGTGTGGCTGGTGTCGCTGCCGTGGACCGAGAGCGGGGAAATCAACGACAACATCATCACGAAGGGTTGGGCCGACCCCGCCAACGCGGGCGCCGAGGACATCGCGTCGCCCCGGGCCGGCGCATCGCTCGCGCCGGGTGAGTTCGTCGACCTGGAGTTCGCGCTTCAGCCCGACGACCAGATCATCCCGGCCGGAGCCCGCATCGGATTGATGATCTTCTCCAGCGACAAGTTCTTCACGCTGCACCCCGACCCCGGCACGACCCTCACCGTCGACCTGGGCGAAACCCGCATCGCGCTGCCCGTCGTGGGCGGCGCCGCGGCGCTACGGCGCGCCCTGGGCGTCCCCGCCTCCGAGTAG
- a CDS encoding S9 family peptidase, with protein sequence MARDPQLTAITGILLALGAVAGGRSELHAQDGRDGGDSGALSVDQLLSIESVLGGAPAWSPDGSAILFESGLTGGLMTLPPEGGFPTRVPVDMGGSGHFLTSQMPGWSPSGTWISYVSDKSGAPEIWLWSVRDGADVQLTDLGARINSMRWSPDERSIVFAGDRYGNYDIWKVDVATRRVDRLTEDKRYEVFPTWTPDSRHILYVRLDDTWEDHDVIEVDAAGGSPRTVIEDRDFFDYGAGATFGYPSVSPDGGSILFRSHRNGWINYWLAPRDGSDPRPIAPAEADQSAAVWSPDGHWIAYTENHNGHHDLRVVSADGGEPRVLVSPKAGVASSPSWSPDGAAIAYLQEDLLSPRDLYVVSLEDGNSRRLTSSMPAGNFGARLVAPEKIRYESTDGYSIPAYLYRPPGAAAGDDLPGVMWIHGGPTSQFHDTFQQHVQFFVQRGYVVLLPNIRGSSGYGKAFADANNGCWGHCDLEDVVAGADYLRALPEVDPERIGITGTSYGGVMSMYAVAFAPDAFRAAIPGSGYTDWVHFQHGENELRHIKLLDHELGPFETSEDVWSHSSSISHVADVSTPILLVHGVGRYPGSDQSEIFARALENYYKPFQYKTYPNENYYVYGKANRRQMLLDMLDFFEQFLK encoded by the coding sequence ATGGCTCGCGATCCGCAGTTGACGGCGATCACCGGTATCCTCCTCGCTCTGGGCGCAGTGGCCGGCGGACGGAGCGAGCTTCACGCGCAGGACGGTCGCGATGGCGGCGACAGCGGCGCCCTCTCGGTCGACCAACTCCTTTCCATCGAGTCCGTCCTCGGAGGCGCGCCCGCCTGGTCGCCGGACGGCTCGGCGATCCTGTTCGAGTCGGGGCTCACCGGCGGGCTCATGACACTGCCCCCCGAGGGCGGTTTCCCCACGCGGGTGCCGGTGGACATGGGCGGATCCGGCCACTTCCTCACCTCCCAGATGCCGGGCTGGTCCCCGTCCGGGACGTGGATTTCCTACGTGTCGGACAAGAGCGGCGCGCCCGAGATCTGGCTCTGGTCGGTGCGCGACGGGGCCGACGTCCAGCTCACCGATCTCGGCGCGCGCATAAACTCCATGCGCTGGTCCCCGGACGAGCGCTCCATCGTCTTCGCCGGGGACCGCTACGGGAACTACGACATCTGGAAAGTCGACGTCGCCACGCGGCGCGTGGACCGCCTCACAGAGGACAAGCGCTACGAGGTCTTCCCCACCTGGACGCCCGACTCCCGCCACATCCTCTACGTCCGTCTCGACGACACGTGGGAGGACCACGACGTGATCGAGGTCGACGCCGCCGGCGGCAGCCCGCGCACGGTGATCGAGGACCGCGACTTCTTCGACTACGGCGCCGGAGCGACCTTCGGCTACCCCAGCGTGTCCCCGGACGGCGGGTCGATCCTCTTCCGCTCGCACCGGAACGGCTGGATCAACTACTGGCTCGCCCCCCGCGACGGAAGCGACCCCCGCCCGATCGCCCCGGCCGAAGCCGACCAGAGCGCCGCGGTGTGGTCCCCCGACGGGCACTGGATCGCCTACACGGAGAACCACAACGGGCACCACGACCTGCGCGTGGTCTCGGCGGACGGCGGCGAGCCGCGGGTGCTCGTGTCACCGAAGGCCGGCGTCGCGTCGAGCCCGTCGTGGTCTCCGGACGGCGCGGCGATCGCGTACCTGCAGGAGGATCTGCTGAGCCCGCGCGACCTGTACGTCGTGTCGCTGGAGGACGGGAACAGCCGGCGGCTCACCTCCTCGATGCCCGCCGGCAACTTCGGCGCGCGGCTCGTCGCGCCGGAGAAGATCCGCTACGAGAGCACGGACGGATATTCGATCCCGGCCTATCTCTATCGGCCGCCGGGGGCCGCGGCCGGAGACGATCTCCCCGGCGTGATGTGGATCCACGGGGGTCCCACGTCGCAGTTCCACGACACCTTCCAGCAGCACGTGCAGTTCTTCGTCCAGCGGGGATACGTCGTCCTCCTGCCCAACATCCGCGGGAGTTCGGGCTACGGGAAGGCGTTCGCCGACGCGAACAACGGCTGCTGGGGGCACTGCGACCTGGAGGATGTCGTTGCGGGCGCGGACTACTTGCGGGCGCTCCCCGAGGTCGACCCGGAGCGGATCGGGATCACGGGGACGAGCTACGGCGGCGTGATGAGCATGTACGCGGTCGCCTTCGCGCCGGACGCCTTTCGCGCCGCGATCCCCGGTTCCGGATACACGGATTGGGTCCACTTCCAACACGGCGAGAACGAACTCCGGCACATCAAGCTGCTCGACCACGAACTCGGCCCGTTCGAGACGAGCGAGGACGTGTGGAGCCACAGTTCGTCGATCTCGCACGTCGCCGACGTCTCGACGCCGATCCTCCTCGTGCACGGCGTGGGCCGCTATCCGGGCTCGGACCAGTCGGAGATCTTCGCGCGGGCGCTGGAGAACTACTACAAGCCCTTCCAGTACAAGACGTACCCGAACGAGAACTACTACGTGTACGGGAAGGCGAACCGCCGGCAGATGCTCCTCGACATGCTCGACTTCTTCGAGCAGTTCCTGAAGTGA
- a CDS encoding peptidylprolyl isomerase, translating into MKIGLLAARFVAATVVLAGCERVEPVPSTDVGADAIAARAATEAGPVEVVVETSQGEFVIAMHREWAPLGAERFLTLVESGYYDDARFHRVVPDFIVQWGLAGDPALTAEWMNAYIPDDPVLASNTRGRIAFAFTDPGTRATQVYISVVDNVRLDSTGFAPFGEVVSGMEVVDALYSGYGEDSGGGLRRGDQTRIVAQGNTYLDREYPLLDRLIRASRR; encoded by the coding sequence GTGAAGATCGGCCTGCTCGCCGCGCGTTTCGTCGCGGCGACTGTCGTCCTGGCGGGCTGCGAGCGCGTCGAGCCCGTCCCGTCCACCGACGTCGGGGCCGATGCCATCGCTGCCCGAGCCGCCACCGAGGCCGGCCCGGTCGAAGTGGTTGTCGAGACGAGCCAGGGCGAATTCGTCATCGCCATGCACCGCGAGTGGGCGCCGCTGGGAGCCGAGCGGTTCCTCACCCTCGTCGAATCCGGCTACTACGATGACGCGCGCTTCCACCGCGTCGTCCCGGACTTCATCGTCCAGTGGGGACTCGCCGGCGACCCCGCCCTCACCGCCGAGTGGATGAACGCCTACATCCCGGACGATCCCGTCCTCGCCTCCAACACCCGCGGCCGCATCGCCTTCGCCTTCACCGACCCCGGGACCCGCGCGACCCAGGTGTATATCAGCGTCGTGGACAACGTGCGCCTCGACTCGACCGGATTCGCCCCCTTCGGCGAGGTCGTGAGCGGGATGGAGGTCGTGGATGCACTCTACTCCGGCTACGGAGAGGACTCCGGCGGCGGCCTGCGACGAGGCGACCAGACCCGGATCGTCGCCCAGGGCAATACCTACCTCGACCGCGAATACCCCCTCCTCGACCGCCTCATCCGAGCCAGCCGCCGCTGA
- a CDS encoding amidohydrolase family protein, translated as MNGERVESMPVAIPLRWRISALRSAARRHLPARPVIACLALAGATLGCAADDVPEAEAEIPPTSVLFTGATVLDGSGDPSFVADVAVEGDRITFVGDASAADLVLRDTLALDGLLLTPGFIDMHSHITVISVGEAYGLGAAEFLTQGITTGVIGVDGSSSTDLAGLYADLEASGVGKNIISYIGHGSVRGAVIGMDDRDPTAGELDEMKALVRQGMEDGAFGLSSGLFYTPGYYAEADEVIGLGRVAAEYPIGGEHAPIYDTHDRDLGAAYQGIGYHDSIREAIHIGAESGLRTIFSHFNAQGAALYGRASEGAAIIDSARAEGLEVAGAQHVYTSTMSSLRAYTIPRWAQAGGPEQMVRRFQHPDTARVLDVQTMEMLEIRGGPEQIVFADARPEFNGKTLADVAAERGLPVPEAVREIMSGSNPWVMNRDLYDVENTRYLATMPWMMTCTDGATPAPGAEIVHPRVYGGFPKKIKDFVDRDGAIGLPFAIRSMSGLAADFLRLDDRGYIREGLVADIAVIDLDRFTDRATYDDPHQLSEGVVHVLVNGRFAIRDDEVTGELAGRPLRRP; from the coding sequence ATGAACGGCGAACGCGTTGAGAGTATGCCGGTCGCGATCCCGCTGCGATGGCGGATCTCCGCGCTCCGCTCGGCGGCGCGTCGCCACCTGCCCGCCCGTCCGGTGATCGCGTGTCTCGCGCTGGCGGGAGCAACTCTGGGCTGTGCAGCTGACGATGTGCCGGAAGCGGAAGCCGAGATCCCGCCGACGAGCGTGCTGTTCACCGGCGCGACCGTACTCGACGGGTCCGGTGACCCGTCCTTCGTGGCCGATGTGGCGGTGGAGGGCGACCGGATCACCTTCGTCGGCGATGCCTCGGCGGCGGACCTCGTGCTGCGCGACACCCTGGCACTCGACGGCCTGCTGCTCACGCCCGGCTTCATCGACATGCACAGCCATATCACGGTCATCAGCGTTGGCGAGGCGTACGGGCTCGGGGCGGCCGAATTCCTCACCCAGGGGATCACGACCGGCGTCATCGGGGTCGACGGCTCGAGCAGCACGGATCTCGCCGGGCTCTACGCGGACCTGGAAGCGTCCGGCGTCGGAAAGAACATCATCTCCTACATCGGACACGGTTCCGTCCGCGGGGCCGTCATCGGCATGGACGACCGCGATCCCACCGCGGGAGAACTCGACGAGATGAAGGCGCTCGTCCGCCAGGGCATGGAGGACGGCGCCTTCGGGCTCTCCTCCGGACTCTTCTACACGCCCGGGTACTACGCGGAGGCCGACGAGGTGATCGGACTCGGCCGGGTCGCGGCGGAGTACCCGATCGGCGGCGAGCACGCCCCCATCTACGACACGCACGACCGGGATCTCGGCGCGGCGTACCAGGGGATCGGCTACCACGATTCGATCCGCGAGGCGATCCACATCGGTGCGGAGTCCGGCCTCCGCACCATCTTCAGCCACTTCAACGCACAGGGAGCGGCGTTGTATGGGCGGGCTTCGGAAGGCGCCGCGATCATCGACTCGGCGCGCGCGGAAGGCCTCGAAGTGGCGGGCGCGCAGCACGTCTACACGTCCACGATGTCGAGCCTGCGAGCCTACACGATCCCGCGCTGGGCGCAGGCCGGCGGCCCGGAGCAGATGGTGCGCCGCTTCCAGCATCCCGACACGGCACGGGTCCTCGACGTGCAGACGATGGAGATGCTCGAGATCCGCGGCGGTCCGGAGCAGATCGTGTTCGCCGACGCGAGGCCCGAGTTCAACGGCAAGACGCTGGCCGATGTGGCGGCCGAGCGAGGGCTGCCCGTCCCCGAGGCCGTGCGCGAGATCATGTCCGGGTCGAACCCGTGGGTGATGAACCGCGACCTCTACGACGTCGAGAACACGCGCTACCTCGCGACGATGCCGTGGATGATGACGTGCACGGACGGCGCGACGCCCGCGCCGGGGGCCGAAATCGTGCATCCTCGCGTGTACGGGGGTTTCCCGAAGAAGATCAAGGACTTCGTGGACCGGGACGGTGCGATCGGACTCCCGTTCGCGATCCGGAGCATGTCGGGCCTCGCCGCGGATTTCCTGCGGCTGGACGATCGCGGCTACATCCGCGAAGGTCTGGTCGCGGACATCGCGGTCATCGACCTCGACCGGTTCACGGATCGGGCGACGTACGACGACCCGCACCAGTTGTCCGAGGGCGTCGTGCACGTGCTCGTGAACGGCCGCTTCGCGATCCGCGACGACGAGGTGACCGGCGAACTCGCCGGCCGTCCCCTGCGGCGCCCCTGA